The genomic window GGCCAAACTAGAGTCCAAGCTGTACGTCCACATCAAAGATCCGAACAACCACTCTCAACTTAAAGACTTAAAGCAGGCTCTCGATCGGCACCCAGGCAGTACAGAGGCCATTCTGGTTCTGGGCGATGAGACCAAGAGCGCTTTGCGCCTGCCGTTTCGGGTCGATGTCAGCAATGGGTTGACCGACGAGCTACGACGGATGATTCCGCGTGAAGCGGTGGTGGTTAAATAAACTGGGGCTTACGCGTAGAGCGTCAACACAAAATAAGCAATTAGGCCGATGAGCGAGTATTCGACGATGTAGCCGATTTGCAATGAACCGTGCAGTTGCCGGTAGATGATATTTACAGCCACGTAAGCGATAGACACCAAACCAATTAGCAGCGGATCCAAGTAGAGGTTGAGCTGACTGGCGGCAAACAAAGCCATTAACAGCGGCAAAAAACTGAGTAGAGGTAACAGATGTAAGCGCTTGGTGGTTTTCTTCTTCATAAGACGCTGCCGAATGTGGCTGACAGCAGCAGCCAGATTAAGGCGTAGATGATACTAGCTTCGAGCAAGGGATGGCTGAGGATGTAATCTTCGCCCCTTATAACAACTTTATGGATAAACAGCACGTGGCGATAGGCGTAGACGAAACCGATCGAGCCAGCCACGGCGGCGGCCGTGTATAGCGCCCAGCCAGCTTGTCCGGTCAGCAGCGCTTCCCAGTTGCTGATGATTTTAGGCTCGTCTGAGGCAAACGTAACTGGCGCCGGAGTAGGATCAGCGGCTGGTGCGAGGTCGATCTCATCGGTTTTTGCATTATCCTTTGATTTTGGTTTCTCAACTGCGGCCTGGGGGACTGGCTCGGCGGCGGCCGGCTTGCTGGCTGTGGGAGCAGCCGCGGTCTTGGGCTTGGAACTGGAGCTGCTGGGCGGCGGCGAACTTTGGGTAGAGACAGCCGGATCGCCGTAGTGGGCGACTACCACGGTATTAGGCCCGCCCTGATAGTTCGAGCCATTGGCGATACCGAATCCGACTTGTTCAAACGCCGAATTGAGCATGTTGTCCCGGTGTGAAGGGCTATTCATCCAGCCGTTTATTACACCGCTGCTGGTGTCAAAACCGTATGCCAAGTTTTCACCCGCAACCAGGTAATCGTAACCGGCTTGATCAAACCAATACCACGGTGTTTTACCGTCCGGTGAGTTGTGTGCCCAGTAGTTGTCCTGGATCATGTCGTTGGCTTTGGCTTGGGCCGAAGAGTTTAACTTAGCGCTCAATCCTAGACTGCTTTTGTTAGCTGCGGCTCGTTCGGAAT from Candidatus Saccharimonadales bacterium includes these protein-coding regions:
- a CDS encoding CAP domain-containing protein — its product is SERAAANKSSLGLSAKLNSSAQAKANDMIQDNYWAHNSPDGKTPWYWFDQAGYDYLVAGENLAYGFDTSSGVINGWMNSPSHRDNMLNSAFEQVGFGIANGSNYQGGPNTVVVAHYGDPAVSTQSSPPPSSSSSKPKTAAAPTASKPAAAEPVPQAAVEKPKSKDNAKTDEIDLAPAADPTPAPVTFASDEPKIISNWEALLTGQAGWALYTAAAVAGSIGFVYAYRHVLFIHKVVIRGEDYILSHPLLEASIIYALIWLLLSATFGSVL